In Debaryomyces hansenii CBS767 chromosome B complete sequence, one genomic interval encodes:
- a CDS encoding 60S ribosomal protein L22 (highly similar to uniprot|P05749 Saccharomyces cerevisiae YLR061w RPL22A component of the large (60S) ribosomal subunit), protein MAPITTKKNTAAKKLVVDTSAPTENGVFDQESYVKFLIENIKVEGIPGNLGNSISITEEGNKVVVVSNTKFSGKYLKYLTKRYLKKNQIRDWIRFVSVKQNQYQLQFYSVADDEEEEDEE, encoded by the exons ATGGCTCCAATC ACCACCAAGAAAAACACCGCTGCTAAGAAGTTAGTTGTTGACACCTCCGCCCCAACCGAAAACGGTGTTTTCGACCAAGAATCTTACGTTAAGTTCTTGATTGAAAACATCAAGGTTGAAGGTATTCCAGGTAACTTAGGTAACTCCATCTCCATTACTGAAGAAGGTAACAaggttgttgttgtttcTAACACCAAGTTCTCCGGTAAATACTTAAAGTACTTGACTAAGAGATACTTAAAGAAGAACCAAATCAGAGACTGGATTAGATTCGTTTCCGTTAAGCAAAACCAATATCAATTACAATTCTACTCCGTCgctgatgacgaagaagaagaagacgaagaataa
- a CDS encoding mitochondrial 54S ribosomal protein YmL11 (similar to uniprot|P36521 Saccharomyces cerevisiae YDL202w MRPL11 mitochondrial ribosomal protein of the large subunit), whose translation MRLPLASINGLRCIRPQGTIFNFFKPSIFRVQQSSYSTEQSPVYSLDRNTGKHILTRKTFLVDYYKYLNDSNEIVLYVHHNNLIKSENKKFRSELNKAGAKLNIIRNSIYNVYLRSEHENDPADLETSKRNRNVVHPFSSLLNGPTGIITIPKCDPQAVTQILKILKSANEKLILIGARVEQKVYDIDQVDKFKDLPSKEELQGQLAGLLTVLGGAGLVRTLEASSNTLYLTLEERRKDIDPSEKEDN comes from the coding sequence ATGAGACTCCCATTAGCATCCATAAATGGGTTGAGATGCATACGCCCACAGGGAACCATATTTAACTTTTTTAAGCCATCGATTTTTAGGGTACAACAATCATCGTATAGTACTGAACAATCACCAGTCTACTCCCTTGACCGTAACACTGGTAAGCATATTTTGACTAGAAAGACATTCTTAGTCGACTATTACAAATACTTGAATGACTCAAATGAAATAGTGTTATATGTTCatcataataatttaattaaatctgaaaataagaaatttaGATCAGAACTTAATAAGGCAGGTGCCAAGTTGAACATTATCAGAAACAGTATTTACAACGTTTATTTAAGATCAGAACACGAAAATGATCCAGCAGACTTGGAAACGTctaaaagaaatagaaatgTTGTTCATCCGttctcttcattattaaatggACCAACTGGTATTATCACTATACCAAAATGTGATCCACAAGCAGTTACTCAaattttaaagattttgaagtcAGCTAATGAAAAGTTGATTTTAATCGGTGCTAGAGTTGAACAGAAGGTATACGATATAGACCAGgttgataaatttaaagaCTTACCATCTAAGGAAGAACTTCAAGGCCAATTGGCAGGGTTATTGACAGTTTTGGGTGGTGCCGGCTTGGTAAGAACTTTAGAGGCCTCAAGTAATACCTTGTACTTGACTTTAGAAGAACGTCGTAAAGACATAGATCCAAGTGAAAAGGAAGACAACTAA
- a CDS encoding DEHA2B05302p (similar to splQ02555 uniprot|Q03557 Saccharomyces cerevisiae YMR293c RNT1 RNAase III) — translation MNGSNYEEFVNSLNRSNNTDEYNSAIESETVTPARNAHSGSKKRKIDEIDKGTSDNNNFGYVEVKKLEHCTRTLQKNIRLLINEAPDLTEVERLLTSKTLDQNTIFDLENNELIKLAAQLKTKYNNGRLRLFDSIINNNASVIEGVDDEDNEISSGSEKSMDTERHTRKTSKEPESKESNVPDLPVINDIKLCNRVFIHKSIINNKSYLHKSELMASHNERLEFLGDSVLNNLVTVIIFNKFPEASEGELSKIRSSLVNNVTLAEFSILYGFDKKLRSNINDQILKDSTQKIYADIFEAYIGALAIERKFDYTEIQQWLTTLMDSRLNKHARQISSTEEINKDAKSELYSLIGTAAFHPQYEVVKTGDGSSNPFVIRCTMGDDVLGVGTAPSNKDAGLRAAMEALKNKSLLEKYSQVRFNMDRNQSVISNKTKSAQLSTSTSQSSETQKIDTTIFPLIADVSTDVDNKAKNELYSILGKNMGTIPIYEIYEMSSKQFRAELKVKGIHVATAVDATKKRACSRAAMTIINNKEAIDALCSL, via the coding sequence atgaatggATCGAATTACGAAGAGTTTGTCAACTCTCTAAATAGGAGTAACAATACTGACGAGTATAATTCGGCCATTGAAAGCGAAACCGTTACTCCTGCCAGGAATGCTCATCTGGGCtcaaagaaaagaaagattgatgaaatagacAAAGGGACTtcagataataataatttcgGATATGTAGAAGTAAAAAAACTTGAACACTGCACAAGAACACTCCAGAAGAATATCAGGCTTCTTATAAATGAAGCACCTGATTTAACAGAAGTTGAGAGACTATTAACCTCGAAGACGTTGGACCAAAATactatatttgatttagaGAATAACGAACTAATCAAGTTGGCAGCACAGTTGAAAACGAAATACAATAATGGACGCTTAAGGCTATTcgattcaataataaataataatgctaGTGTAATTGAAGGTGtggatgatgaagacaaTGAAATAAGTTCAGGTTCAGAAAAAAGCATGGATACAGAAAGACACACAAGAAAAACGTCAAAAGAACCAGAGTCGAAGGAAAGTAACGTACCTGACTTACCGGTAATAAACGACATCAAACTCTGTAATAGGGTCTTCATTCATAAgtctattattaataataaatcttaTTTGCATAAATCTGAGTTGATGGCATCGCATAATGAAAGATTGGAATTTTTAGGGGATTCTGTACTTAATAATCTTGTAACagtaataatttttaataaatttccaGAAGCATCTGAGGGTGAATTGTCAAAGATCAGATCACTGTTGGTTAATAATGTCACTTTAGCTGAATTCTCAATATTGTATGGGTTTGATAAGAAGTTGAGAAGTAATATTAATGACCAAATACTTAAGGATAGTACCCAAAAGATTTATGCTGATATATTTGAGGCATACATCGGCGCATTAGCAATTGAACGTAAGTTTGATTACACCGAAATTCAGCAATGGCTTACTACATTAATGGACAGTAGATTGAATAAACATGCTAGGCAGATCAGCAGTACTGAAGAGATAAACAAAGATGCCAAGTCGGAATTATACTCTCTTATTGGTACAGCAGCTTTTCACCCTCAATACGAAGTAGTTAAAACTGGTGATGGCTCATCAAATCCATTTGTGATAAGATGTACCATGGGTGATGATGTTTTAGGGGTAGGCACTGCTCCTAGTAATAAAGACGCTGGTTTAAGGGCGGCCATGGAagcattgaaaaataagaGCTTGCTCGAAAAGTACAGTCAGGTAAGGTTTAATATGGATAGAAATCAATCTGTGATAAGTAATAAGACGAAAAGTGCACAATTATCAACATCGACTTCACAATCTAGCGAAAcacaaaaaattgatacAACCATATTCCCTCTTATCGCAGATGTCTCTACAGATGTAGATAATAAGGCAAAGAATGAactttattcaatattaggGAAGAATATGGGGACTATTCCTATCTATGAGATCTATGAAATGTCATCAAAGCAATTCCGAGCCGAGCTTAAGGTTAAAGGAATACATGTTGCAACCGCAGTTGATGCTACAAAGAAAAGAGCTTGTAGTAGAGCTGCAATGAcaattataaataataaagaagcAATCGATGCTTTATGCAGcttataa
- a CDS encoding DEHA2B05368p (weakly similar to uniprot|Q04934 Saccharomyces cerevisiae YDR229w IVY1 phospholipid-binding protein): MPSQQDTVRKNSDDLNLNGQNNSKYNFTKSSNKPPEHLSEFYSFMSNSSNIPTSPGREPTGGSYDYSQRINREPSLNTFTSFSPSVSDLSNILTSQDFQHTTEKYSNIIDKAEKLRLSLANVCEAANEFGHALEDSINECPKVNNSKNVSNGIMNAGGLQHIIAANQNILSSLIFSSFEKPLRKELINLQEEYNSNYKFYQQEVKSKSKLLKEKEVENVKLSKSKTRNLNTYKINLLSLTNQIDDIDRLKYEYYHEINSMIENFNRDHLLIRTGSLVRAQLEIYEGIAKKGWSGGGLDELLAISPDLFGTDYTDEEDEQLEDEVHGKGDENVSHERRSIQRGKGGSLSGADSSSQIDDTDNTIELSKRSHSALNSVRSNTEVSNKSAHELEDDCRQSSSKLENNNKGIGECSQDESFSLPAINYSNTVLNQTAKLSDSNSTKENDISIDNNNILNELDD; the protein is encoded by the coding sequence ATGCCATCTCAACAAGATACAGTAAGGAAGAACTCagatgatttgaatttgaatggGCAGAACAATagtaaatataattttacTAAATCGTCTAACAAGCCTCCCGAACATCTTTCTGAATTCTACTCCTTCATGAGCAATAGCTCGAATATACCGACCTCCCCTGGCCGAGAGCCCACAGGGGGAAGCTATGATTATAGCCAGAGAATAAATAGAGAGCCATCGTTGAATACCTTTACTTCATTCTCCCCATCTGTGAGTgatctttcaaatatattaactTCACAAGACTTTCAACATACCACTGAAAAATATAGCAATATTATAGATAAGGCTGAAAAATTACGATTATCATTGGCAAATGTTTGTGAAGCAGCCAATGAATTTGGTCATGCTTTGGAAGATTCAATAAACGAATGCCCTAAAGTAAATAATTCGAAAAATGTGAGCAATGGGATAATGAATGCGGGTGGGTTGCAGCATATAATAGCAGCGAATCAGAATATCTTAAGCAGCTTGATATTTCTGAGCTTCGAGAAACCGTTGAGAAAAGAGTTGataaatcttcaagaagaatataattccaattataaattttatcaGCAAGAAGTGAAATCGAAATCGAAATTGTTAAAAGAGAAAGAGGTAGAAAATGTGAAGCTTTCGAAGTCGAAGACAAGAAACTTGAATACGTACAAAATTAACTTGTTGAGTTTGACAAATCAgattgatgatattgataggttgaaatatgaatattaccatgaaattaattctatGATAGAGAATTTTAATCGAGATCATTTACTCATTAGAACAGGTTCACTTGTAAGGGCCCAActtgaaatatatgaagGCATTGCAAAAAAAGGGTGGTCTGGCGGTGGattagatgaattattagcTATATCTCCTGATTTATTCGGCACAGACTATACTGATGAAGAGGATGAACaattagaagatgaagttCATGGTAAAGGCGACGAAAATGTATCTCATGAAAGAAGGTCCATTCAACGCGGTAAGGGTGGGTCTTTGAGCGGAGCAGACAGCAGTTCACAAATAGATGATACAGATAACACAATAGAATTATCGAAACGAAGCCATTCTGCTCTTAATCTGGTTAGATCTAACACGGAAGTATCAAATAAAAGTGCTCACGAGCTAGAGGACGATTGCAGGCAGAGTAGTTCTAAgttagaaaataataataaaggtATAGGTGAATGTTCGCAAGACGAGTCATTTTCACTTCCTGCtatcaattattcaaatactGTTCTAAATCAAACAGCCAAGTTATCAGATTCAAACAGTaccaaagaaaatgatatcagtattgacaataataatatactcAACGAACTTGACGATTAG
- a CDS encoding DEHA2B05236p (similar to uniprot|Q04947 Saccharomyces cerevisiae YDR233c RTN1 reticulon gene member of RTNLA subfamily): MSTPTVPTTTAPLAKKDCHCDLLTWKDPVKTGKVFGTIIFTLLVLKTVNLFNIFFHFAYIGLLVSAILEYVGKFVVGEGFVSKYKPATKTYAKKINDELLPHVAEFNEKFEAEIQKILYAHDIEATLKAAGISYILYKITSLFSLYTLITIVVVLAFTVPAVYVRNKKEIDAAIAQYSKLAKEKTAEYTKLAQDKAAPQLEALAEKTGPIGAMIKNYLPTRTAGSTVGDNRDVSFEGSSSAASTGASTGASKFPDVPSTGLSGTQEFVDETKTTIPESF; encoded by the exons ATGTCTACTCCAACTGTTCCAACTACTACTGCTCCACTTGCTAAGAAAGACTGTCATTGTGACTTGTTAACTTGGAAAGATCCTGTTAAGACTGGTAAGGTCTTCGGTACTATCATTTTTACTTTACTTGTTCTTAAAACAGTGAACTTGTTCAACATTTTCTTCCATTTTGCCTATATTGGATTATTGG TTTCTGCTATTCTTGAATACGTAGGTAAATTCGTTGTTGGTGAAGGTTTTGTCTCTAAATACAAGCCTGCTACCAAGACTTATGCtaagaaaatcaatgatgaaCTTTTACCACACGTTGCTgaattcaatgaaaaatttgaagctgaaattcaaaagatCCTCTATGCTCACGACATTGAAGCCACCTTAAAGGCTGCAGGTATTTCTTACATCTTATACAAGATTACCTCcttgttttctttataCACCTTGATTACTATTGTTGTTGTCTTGGCTTTCACTGTTCCAGCTGTCTACGTTAGAAACAAGAAGGAAATTGATGCTGCTATTGCTCAATATTCTAAGTTAGCCAAAGAAAAGACTGCCGAATACACTAAATTGGCTCAAGATAAGGCTGCTCCACAATTGGAAGCTTTAGCTGAAAAGACTGGACCAATTGGTGCCATGATTAAGAACTACTTGCCTACTAGAACTGCTGGTTCAACCGTTGGTGATAACAGAGATGTCTCTTTTGAAGGTTCTTCATCAGCTGCTTCTACTGGTGCTTCTACTGGTGCGTCTAAATTCCCAGATGTTCCATCCACGGGCTTATCTGGCACCCAAGAATTTGTTGACGAAACAAAGACTACTATTCCAGAATCTTTCTAA
- a CDS encoding DEHA2B05214p (weakly similar to uniprot|Q05670 Saccharomyces cerevisiae YMR232w FUS2 protein required for the alignment of parental nuclei before nuclear fusion during mating), protein MIKMKDDKPTRIAKDKARKIVVNISDSDLESDQEGLEDDIYCPSWLKPKAISQVPSSNTSDTSFLRFTEQYNTNTNPTIKSNKRNLELSSLSYIQVPIPPQKKKIDSPIHNSFFNQPDSLNQFQKILIEIIETEIAYFKSLHLCQSVYSSLLSNVAEYKNILTSQEKLLIFQDIILLTEISKNFIKSTIDNLKQCNGFTDAKSLQKFELDEDDQNIFNHNIRQLVINSNIHKLDIGLSIHKLFKATNFKPTILAYFAKHNFRMKIFNGKLTYGGPAVGKWLKEANFLTKSKTKSWSLQTILIQPMQRIMKYPLLLKQLIDSSNAISSDVQKHELNLALIKINSIIDECNTQESLSSFEEIDIKSKQVMLDKKRQDTIYDSNLERCVPIENDLRLNVATKDSIPSKGRSWLPIRNISFAPREKLPPKRGGQYVYLVMSFRDKYNRIKGIQTTFELFSSSLMEFMQQQSKYARLWKQFLQETDTPRDGPAHYIDSIYSSYVDKMDIQLSMTQLLVEELDSKLISAITLVLTYCDEVKIQIQMHRKLRSSYVNYIKECEQNKHKPNIFQKTNSKAQTCINIENQLKDKLPQLLQYLSTFVSLLQNHSNRLYLNWLKQQIGERSLHEFEQLRNPSSSNEDAKSTHADIIQFYHNNMQLTKLALEEGHQGLGYFRHFTAT, encoded by the coding sequence atgataaaaatgaaagatGATAAGCCAACTCGTATTGCTAAGGATAAGGCTAGGAAAATAGTTGTTAATATATCTGATTCAGATCTTGAATCTGATCAGGAGGGTTTGGAAGACGATATATATTGTCCCAGCTGGTTGAAACCCAAGGCTATTAGTCAAGTTCCAAGTAGTAATACAAGTGATACTTCATTTTTACGTTTCACGGAACAATATAACACTAATACGAATCCAACaatcaaatcaaataaaagaaaTCTCGAGTTAAGTTCGTTGTCATACATTCAAGTGCCAATTCCACCtcagaaaaagaaaattgattctCCTATtcataattctttcttcaatcaaCCCGACCTGcttaatcaatttcaaaagataTTAATCGAAATCATCGAAACGGAAATAGCCTACTTCAAAAGTTTGCATTTATGTCAATCGGTTTACAGTTCTTTGCTTTCAAATGTTGCAGAATACAAGAACATCTTAACCAGTCAAGAGAAAttgttaatatttcaagatatCATATTGTTGACCgaaatatcaaaaaattttatcaagtCTACAATAGATAACCTAAAACAGTGCAATGGTTTCACCGATGCAAAGTCGTTacaaaaatttgaattagatgaagatgatcagaatattttcaatcataATATAAGACAATTAGTTATAAACTCCAACATTCACAAGCTTGATATTGGTTTAAGCATCCACAAATTATTTAAGGCAACAAATTTCAAACCAACTATATTAGCCTATTTTGCCAAACATAATTTCagaatgaagatttttAATGGGAAACTTACTTACGGTGGACCTGCTGTAGGCAAATGGTTAAAAGAAGCTAATTTTCTAACGAAGTCCAAGACTAAAAGTTGGTCGCTTCAGACTATTTTGATACAGCCGATgcaaagaataatgaaataccCCTTACTATTAAAGCAATTGATAGATAGTTCCAATGCAATAAGTTCTGATGTTCAAAAACATGAGCTCAATCTAGctttaattaaaataaacCTGATTATTGACGAATGCAATACGCAAGAATCCCTCTCTTCTTTCGAAGAAATAGACATAAAAAGTAAGCAAGTCATGCTAGATAAAAAGAGGCAAGATACAATTTATGATTCAAATCTTGAAAGATGTGTTCCCATAGAAAATGACCTAAGACTCAATGTTGCAACTAAAGATAGTATTCCTTCCAAAGGGAGAAGTTGGCTACCCATAAGAAATATTCTGTTTGCACCCAGAGAAAAATTACCCCCAAAGCGTGGAGGGCAGTACGTATACCTCGTAATGTCTTTCAGAGACAAGTATAATAGAATCAAGGGCATACAAACGACTTTCGAATTGTTCTCCAGTCTGCTTATGGAATTCATGCAACAACAATCCAAATACGCAAGATTGTGGAAACAGTTCCTTCAAGAAACCGATACACCACGCGATGGTCCTGCCCATTACATTGATTCCATCTATTCCAGTTATGTAGATAAAATGGATATACAATTACTGATGACCCAGTTACTTGTTGAAGAACTTGACTCGAAATTGATCTCTGCCATCACTTTGGTCCTCACCTATTGCGACGAGGTCAAGatccaaattcaaatgcACAGAAAACTACGGAGTTCCTACGTCAACTATATCAAGGAATGCGAACAGAACAAGCATAAGCCTAATATCTTCCAGAAAACGAACTCCAAAGCCCAAACTTGCATTAATATTGAGAATCAGCTAAAGGACAAATTGCCCCAGTTACTCCAGTATTTATCCACATTCGTCAGCCTACTTCAAAATCACTCTAATAGGCTATATTTAAACTGGCTTAAACAACAAATAGGCGAGAGGAGTCTACACGAATTTGAGCAGTTGCGGAATCCGTCTCTGTCAAATGAAGATGCAAAATCTACTCACGCAGATATTATCCAGTTTTACCACAACAACATGCAACTAACAAAACTTGCTCTAGAAGAAGGTCACCAAGGATTAGGTTATTTCCGTCATTTTACAGCCACGTAA
- a CDS encoding DEHA2B05434p (no similarity), which produces MRMRYKDILPETVGLNVHSDDGYDAVYQAVYNYVGISEESINVRIYQLSRQDGIGQNEYGDYNIVLLYNALNPISLYLR; this is translated from the coding sequence ATGCGTATGAGatataaagatatattaCCAGAGACAGTAGGATTAAACGTACATAGCGACGATGGATATGACGCTGTATATCAAGCAGTATACAATTATGTGGGGATAAGTGAAGAATCGATAAATGTCAGGATATACCAATTGTCACGTCAAGATGGTATAGGGCAAAATGAATACGGCGATTACAATATAGTGCTACTATACAATGCATTAAACCCAATCAGTTTGTACTTAAGGTAG
- a CDS encoding DEHA2B05390p (similar to uniprot|P32451 Saccharomyces cerevisiae YGR286c BIO2 biotin synthetase): protein MASKYIIKRSFSSQSLRVLAPSNTIPLNAQRANAVEVDSSINFNINTSSDTGHESNMKAIELALQTPRPLNSWTKDQIREIYNTPLMELVFQSQIQHRKYHNPQEVQLCTLLSIKTGGCTEDCKYCAQSTRYDTGTKAERMISVDEVMKAARTAKANGSTRFCMGAAWRDMTGRKSGLKRISQMVTQINQELGMETCVTLGMVDKKQAADLADAGLTAYNHNIDTSREHYPKVISTRSYDERLQTIRNVQDAGIKACTGGILGLGETEEDHIGFLYTLSTMEKHPESLPINRLVPIKGTPMEKEISSLPRESGRRLKFEHILKTIATARLIMPESIIRLAAGRYTMKEHEQFLCFMSGCNAIFTGEKMLTTMCNGWDEDIQMLKKWGLRPMKSFNKSHMPVTDNSSPTLKPTVDQTTEKFSEACVS from the coding sequence ATGGCTTCTAAGTATATAATCAAACGTTCTTTCTCCTCTCAGCTGTTACGAGTTTTAGCACCATCAAATACGATTCCGTTAAATGCTCAGAGAGCTAATGCCGTGGAAGttgattcttcaattaacttcaatatcaacacTAGCTCAGACACTGGCCACGAGTCAAATATGAAGGCTATTGAATTAGCATTACAGACCCCTAGACCGTTGAACTCATGGACCAAAGACCAAATCCGTGAGATATACAATACGCCGCTAATGGAACTAGTTTTTCAATCTCAAATTCAACATAGGAAATATCACAACCCTCAAGAGGTTCAGTTATGTACTTTGTTATCAATCAAGACTGGCGGTTGTACCGAAGATTGCAAGTATTGTGCCCAATCGACCAGATATGATACTGGAACCAAGGCTGAGAGGATGATTTCAGTAGATGAAGTTATGAAGGCTGCTAGAACTGCAAAAGCAAATGGATCTACTAGATTCTGTATGGGAGCTGCATGGAGAGACATGACAGGTCGTAAGTCAGGATTGAAGCGTATTTCCCAAATGGTTACCCAAATTAATCAAGAGCTAGGGATGGAAACATGTGTGACACTAGGAATGGTTGATAAGAAACAGGCGGCAGACTTAGCTGATGCAGGTTTGACTGCCTACAACCATAACATCGATACATCTAGAGAGCATTATCCAAAGGTTATTTCAACTAGAAGTTACGATGAGAGGTTGCAAACAATCAGGAATGTTCAAGATGCTGGTATTAAAGCATGTACTGGAGGTATCCTTGGACTTGGTGAAACTGAGGAAGATCATATTGGTTTCTTATACACCTTATCAACCATGGAAAAGCATCCCGAATCTTTGCCTATTAACCGTTTAGTGCCAATAAAAGGAACTCCCATGGAAAAAGAGATATCCAGTTTACCTCGTGAATCAGGCAGACGTTTAAAATTTGAACACATTTTAAAAACCATTGCTACTGCTAGATTAATTATGCCAGAGTCAATCATTAGGCTCGCTGCTGGACGTTATACCATGAAAGAACATGAGCAATTCTTATGTTTCATGAGTGGTTGTAACGCTATCTTCACCGGTGAGAAAATGTTAACAACAATGTGTAATGGGTGGGATGAAGACATTCAAATGTTAAAAAAATGGGGTTTGAGGCCTATGAAGAGCTTTAATAAAAGCCATATGCCAGTAACGGATAATCTGAGTCCAACATTAAAGCCAACCGTCGATCAGACTACAGAAAAATTTTCTGAAGCGTGCGTTCTGTAA
- a CDS encoding DEHA2B05258p (similar to uniprot|Q12009 Saccharomyces cerevisiae YDL201w TRM8 subunit of a tRNA methyltransferase complex), giving the protein MGKIEATSKEEKLRVQKEAEARRRAYRDLKKEARQMQKEVKFDTDDNSELPKKRFYRQRAHSNPFSDHRLEYPRSPDTMDWSKFYPQYYDSESKKMTSEVEIADIGCGYGGLLINLAPEFPDKLLLGMEIRVQVTQYVEDRIIALRNQYRNELQNNYQNISVLRGNAMKFLPNFFHKAQLSKMFFCFPDPHFKQRKHKARIITNTLLAEYAYVLKEGGIIYTITDVEDLHNWMVKHLEEHPMFERLSKEWEKQDKCVSIMWNSTEEGKKVTRNKGSKWVACFKRLPTPDDCE; this is encoded by the coding sequence ATGGGTAAAATAGAAGCAACGAGCAAGGAGGAAAAATTAAGGGTACAGAAGGAGGCTGAAGCCAGAAGAAGGGCTTACagagatttgaaaaaggaaGCTAGACAGATGCAAAAAGAAGTCAAGTTTGATACTGACGATAATTCGGAATTACCTAAGAAAAGGTTCTATAGACAGAGAGCACACTCTAACCCATTCTCAGACCATAGATTAGAGTATCCAAGATCCCCTGATACAATGGACTGGAGTAAGTTCTACCCACAATATTATGATCTGGAATCTAAGAAAATGACGTCCGAAGTTGAAATTGCTGATATTGGCTGTGGGTACGGAGgattattgataaacttAGCTCCCGAGTTTCcagataaattattattaggaATGGAAATTAGAGTCCAAGTGACGCAATATGTCGAAGATAGAATAATTGCATTGAGAAATCAATATAGAAATGAATTACAAAACAactatcaaaatatttcagtATTGAGAGGTAATGCCATGAAGTTTTTGCCAAACTTCTTTCACAAAGCACAGTTGTCCAAAATGTTTTTCTGTTTCCCAGATCCTCACTTCAAACAACGTAAACATAAGGCTAGAATAATCACGAACACTCTATTAGCAGAGTATGCTTATGTATTAAAAGAGGGTGGtattatttatacaatTACAGATGTTGAGGATTTACATAATTGGATGGTAAAACATTTAGAGGAACATCCAATGTTTGAAAGGTTGAGTAAAGAATGGGAAAAGCAAGACAAATGTGTTTCAATTATGTGGAACTCGACTGAGGAAGGCAAGAAAGTCACTCGTAATAAAGGTAGCAAATGGGTCGCATGTTTCAAAAGATTACCAACTCCAGATGATTGTGAGTAG